From the Gammaproteobacteria bacterium genome, one window contains:
- a CDS encoding mismatch-specific DNA-glycosylase produces METLPDYLEAGLCIVSVGLNPSVNSVRAGFYFATPQNRFWRALNASGLVDEPLTPGVDAMQTLFERYRIGFTDVVKRPSRSGSVLRAADYREWAPRLRDKLLACRPRIVWFHGKQAYGHYLRYAQNARSEGEWGLQPETVGEAAVFVTPNPSPANAAFSLEVITGYYNELATLRAQRCEA; encoded by the coding sequence TTATCTGGAAGCGGGGCTGTGCATCGTCTCGGTGGGACTCAACCCCTCCGTCAACTCGGTGCGTGCCGGCTTTTATTTCGCCACCCCCCAGAACCGCTTCTGGCGGGCGTTGAATGCCTCCGGGCTGGTCGACGAACCGCTGACGCCGGGTGTGGACGCGATGCAGACCCTCTTCGAGCGTTACCGCATCGGGTTCACCGACGTGGTGAAACGGCCCTCACGCTCGGGTTCCGTGCTGCGTGCCGCCGACTACCGCGAATGGGCGCCGCGCCTGCGCGACAAGCTGCTGGCCTGCCGGCCACGCATCGTCTGGTTCCACGGCAAGCAGGCCTACGGGCACTATCTGCGTTATGCCCAGAATGCCAGGTCGGAAGGCGAGTGGGGCCTGCAGCCCGAAACGGTGGGGGAGGCAGCCGTGTTCGTCACCCCCAACCCCAGCCCGGCCAACGCGGCCTTCTCGCTGGAGGTGATCACCGGGTACTACAACGAACTGGCTACGCTGCGCGCCCAGCGTTGTGAGGCGTAA